From one Halosimplex rubrum genomic stretch:
- a CDS encoding zinc-dependent alcohol dehydrogenase family protein, with amino-acid sequence MRAAVFTDYGEPLEVREVDDPEPEPHGAVVAVEACGVCRSDWHAWQGDWEWRGLDPVPGHILGHEPAGHVVAVGDEVAGVSEGDHVAVPFNLGDGSCHLCRTGHSNICENREALGLQPSAPGAFAEQVPVPHADHNLVTLPEGVSSVDMAGLGCRFMTAFHGLAHRADVGAGDWFVVHGCGGVGLSAVQIADAIGANVVGVDLMDEKLDFAEEQGAVETVNAAEVEDPAAEVRAITDGGADVSMDALGIETTCRNAVESLGKTGQHVQVGLTTKEAGGTLPLPTDEMVTAEIDFLGALGMPPERYDEIFRMVATGKLDPAAIITERIGLEDVSGVLDDMTDFETVGIPVIDEF; translated from the coding sequence ATGCGCGCAGCAGTCTTCACGGACTACGGCGAACCGCTGGAGGTTCGGGAGGTCGACGACCCGGAACCGGAGCCACACGGTGCGGTCGTCGCGGTGGAGGCCTGCGGGGTCTGTCGCAGCGACTGGCACGCCTGGCAGGGCGACTGGGAGTGGCGCGGCCTCGACCCGGTGCCGGGCCACATCCTCGGCCACGAACCCGCCGGCCACGTCGTCGCCGTCGGCGACGAAGTAGCGGGCGTCTCCGAGGGCGACCACGTCGCCGTCCCGTTCAACCTCGGCGACGGCTCCTGTCACCTCTGTCGGACCGGCCACTCCAACATCTGCGAGAACCGCGAGGCGCTGGGGCTCCAGCCGAGCGCCCCGGGCGCGTTCGCCGAGCAGGTGCCGGTCCCCCACGCCGACCACAACCTCGTCACGCTCCCCGAAGGCGTCTCCTCGGTCGACATGGCCGGGCTGGGCTGTCGGTTCATGACCGCCTTCCACGGGCTGGCCCACCGCGCCGACGTGGGCGCCGGCGACTGGTTCGTCGTCCACGGCTGCGGCGGCGTCGGCCTCTCGGCGGTCCAGATCGCCGACGCCATCGGCGCCAACGTCGTCGGCGTCGACCTGATGGACGAGAAACTCGACTTCGCGGAGGAACAGGGCGCCGTCGAGACCGTCAACGCCGCGGAGGTCGAGGACCCCGCCGCCGAGGTGCGGGCGATCACCGACGGCGGCGCCGACGTGTCGATGGACGCGCTCGGCATCGAGACCACCTGCCGCAACGCCGTCGAGAGCCTCGGCAAGACCGGCCAGCACGTCCAGGTCGGGCTGACGACGAAGGAGGCCGGCGGGACCCTCCCGCTGCCGACCGACGAGATGGTCACCGCCGAGATCGACTTTCTGGGCGCGCTGGGGATGCCGCCCGAGCGCTACGACGAGATCTTCCGGATGGTCGCCACCGGGAAGCTCGATCCGGCCGCGATCATCACCGAGCGCATCGGCCTCGAAGATGTCTCGGGCGTCCTCGACGACATGACCGACTTCGAGACGGTCGGTATCCCCGTCATCGACGAGTTCTGA